From the genome of Solidesulfovibrio carbinolicus, one region includes:
- a CDS encoding SpoIIE family protein phosphatase, which produces MRIAVVDDSETFRAYLQGLLADRGELSAFDTAGDCLAALADPARPPVDLVLMDLIMPVMDGLEATRRIKADPATADVPVIMVTVSDDDASLSEAFAAGAMDYIQKPPRKPELLARVDSALRLKAAIDARKAREREIKAEKEYIAAILEYSHDGIAVAGPDGRFTFVSPGMERIFGLPADTYTTADRWLDIVFPDLAARDDLADIFHQRPAPGHVWRRLYPFADKNGQRRACQIHFSTMPSGDLILNIQDMTLFEKQKEDLVKKHNRHQKDLDAAAEIQQSLLPRRFTMSDALRFAWEFVPCHNIGGDIFNVFPLGPHHVGLYMLDVSGHGVASSLVAHSVYNFMHYQRSTLIDRSGGAIDVVPPETVLSRLNDEFPFTKFQKFFTIFYMTIDLRTGRGRYGNAGHPAPWHIPAGGPMAELPERGPIIGLAGLPPIPPGELLLAPGDKLLAISDGLADSRDAQGESFGEERIAAIAAANARESVDVLVTALRRAADDFRQAAPPRDDLSLLGVEFIRPKA; this is translated from the coding sequence ATGCGCATCGCCGTCGTCGATGATTCCGAGACCTTCCGGGCCTACCTCCAAGGCCTGCTGGCCGACCGGGGCGAACTGTCCGCCTTCGACACGGCCGGCGACTGTCTGGCCGCCCTGGCCGATCCGGCCCGGCCGCCCGTGGACCTCGTGCTCATGGACCTCATCATGCCAGTCATGGACGGCCTGGAAGCCACCCGCCGCATCAAGGCCGATCCGGCCACGGCCGACGTGCCGGTCATCATGGTCACGGTGTCCGATGATGACGCCAGCCTGTCCGAAGCCTTTGCCGCCGGGGCCATGGACTACATCCAAAAGCCGCCCCGAAAGCCCGAACTGCTGGCCCGGGTGGACTCGGCCCTGCGCCTTAAGGCCGCCATCGACGCCCGCAAGGCCCGCGAACGCGAAATCAAGGCGGAAAAGGAATACATCGCCGCCATCCTGGAATATTCCCACGACGGCATCGCCGTGGCCGGCCCGGACGGGCGCTTCACGTTCGTCTCCCCCGGCATGGAGCGCATCTTCGGTCTGCCGGCCGACACCTACACCACCGCCGACCGCTGGCTGGACATCGTCTTCCCGGACCTGGCCGCCAGGGACGATCTGGCCGACATTTTCCACCAGCGCCCGGCCCCGGGCCATGTCTGGCGGCGGCTCTACCCCTTTGCCGACAAAAACGGCCAGCGCCGGGCCTGCCAGATCCATTTTTCCACCATGCCCTCCGGCGACCTGATCCTCAACATCCAGGACATGACGCTTTTCGAGAAGCAAAAAGAGGATCTGGTCAAAAAGCACAACCGCCACCAAAAAGACCTCGACGCCGCCGCCGAGATCCAGCAAAGCCTGCTGCCCCGGCGCTTCACCATGTCCGACGCCCTGCGCTTTGCCTGGGAGTTCGTGCCCTGCCACAACATCGGCGGCGACATCTTCAACGTCTTCCCCCTGGGCCCCCACCATGTGGGCCTCTACATGCTCGACGTCTCGGGCCACGGCGTGGCCTCGTCCCTGGTCGCCCATTCGGTCTACAACTTCATGCACTACCAGCGCTCGACCCTGATCGACCGCTCCGGCGGGGCCATCGACGTGGTGCCCCCCGAGACCGTGCTCTCCCGGCTCAACGATGAATTCCCCTTCACCAAGTTCCAGAAGTTTTTCACCATCTTTTACATGACCATCGACCTGCGCACCGGGCGAGGCCGCTACGGCAACGCCGGCCATCCCGCGCCATGGCATATCCCGGCAGGCGGTCCCATGGCCGAGCTGCCCGAACGCGGCCCCATCATCGGCCTGGCCGGCTTGCCCCCCATCCCTCCCGGCGAGCTGCTCCTGGCCCCGGGCGACAAGCTCCTGGCCATAAGCGACGGCCTGGCCGACAGCCGCGACGCCCAGGGCGAATCCTTCGGCGAGGAACGCATCGCCGCCATCGCCGCCGCCAACGCCCGGGAGTCCGTGGACGTCCTCGTGACCGCCCTGCGCCGGGCCGCCGACGACTTCCGCCAGGCCGCCCCGCCCCGCGACGACCTGAGCCTGCTTGGGGTGGAATTCATCCGGCCAAAGGCGTAG
- a CDS encoding SAM-dependent methyltransferase, with protein sequence MPFAVYHAPPGLLPELVRELGDAVTAVRDPLVVADGPPRPCAFAANVWTDPAFIPMDSVGDAARKLAAVQRNWSLVPTGLFRRAALIAQKLPRVSAKPLAFGRPLPTAPLGAFTLWDENLLLASPATSEPVPDGVYRFEEDKTGPPSRAYLKLWELFTRLGTAPRPGELCLDMGGSPGGWSFVLASLGARVFCIDKAPLADNVARDPLVSWCPGSAFGLDPRHAGAVDWLFSDVICYPDRLYDWLSRWLTLGQCRRFVLTVKLQGETDPALIDRFRDVPGSRLLHLSANKHELTFVRLGDEATN encoded by the coding sequence ATGCCCTTTGCCGTCTACCACGCCCCGCCGGGGCTTTTGCCCGAACTGGTCCGCGAACTGGGCGACGCCGTCACCGCCGTGCGCGATCCCCTGGTCGTCGCCGACGGCCCGCCGCGCCCCTGCGCCTTTGCCGCCAACGTCTGGACCGACCCGGCCTTTATTCCCATGGACTCCGTGGGCGACGCGGCCCGCAAGCTGGCCGCCGTCCAGCGCAACTGGAGCCTGGTCCCCACCGGACTCTTTCGCCGGGCGGCGCTGATTGCCCAAAAGCTCCCCCGGGTGTCGGCCAAGCCCCTGGCCTTTGGCCGGCCGCTGCCCACCGCCCCCTTAGGGGCCTTCACCCTGTGGGACGAAAACCTGCTGCTCGCCTCGCCGGCCACCAGCGAACCCGTGCCGGACGGCGTCTACCGCTTCGAGGAAGACAAGACCGGCCCGCCCAGCCGGGCCTATCTCAAGCTGTGGGAACTCTTCACGCGCCTGGGCACGGCCCCCCGGCCCGGGGAACTCTGCCTGGACATGGGCGGCAGCCCCGGCGGCTGGTCCTTTGTGCTGGCTTCCCTTGGGGCGCGGGTCTTTTGCATCGACAAGGCCCCCCTGGCCGACAACGTGGCCCGCGATCCGCTGGTGTCCTGGTGCCCGGGCAGCGCCTTTGGCCTGGACCCGCGCCACGCCGGAGCCGTGGATTGGCTTTTCTCCGACGTCATCTGCTACCCCGACCGGCTCTACGACTGGCTGTCGCGCTGGCTGACCCTGGGCCAGTGCCGCCGCTTCGTGCTGACGGTCAAACTCCAAGGCGAAACCGACCCCGCCCTCATCGACCGCTTCCGCGACGTGCCCGGCAGCCGGCTGCTGCACTTAAGCGCCAACAAGCACGAACTGACCTTCGTGCGGTTGGGTGATGAAGCAACCAACTGA
- the dhaK gene encoding dihydroxyacetone kinase subunit DhaK → MKKLINNVEDVVQEQLQGMALAHPELTVKFDPCYVVRSDAPVKGKVALVSGGGSGHEPMHGGFVGKGMLDGACPGAVFTSPTPDQMYECAKAVDGGAGVLFIVKNYTGDVMNFEAAAELVAAEGIKVQNILIDDDVAVKDSLWTAGRRGVGTTVLAEKIVGAAAEAGYDLDNCADLCRKVNQYGRSFGVALTSCTVPAAGKPTFVLGEDEVEMGIGIHGEPGTHRMPIKSVDEMTAYAAAQIIDDPAYTRVVREWDGQGWAEKTLTDAPFAKGDQVIAFVNSMGGTPVSELYAVYRKLDEVCKAKGLTIVRNLVGPYITSLEMQGFSITLLRADDEILKFWDAPAKTPGFVR, encoded by the coding sequence GTGAAGAAGTTGATCAACAACGTGGAAGACGTCGTCCAGGAACAGCTCCAAGGCATGGCCCTGGCCCATCCCGAATTGACCGTGAAATTCGATCCCTGCTACGTCGTTCGGTCCGACGCCCCTGTAAAAGGCAAGGTCGCCCTGGTCTCCGGCGGCGGCTCCGGCCACGAACCCATGCACGGCGGCTTCGTCGGCAAGGGGATGCTTGACGGCGCCTGCCCGGGAGCCGTGTTCACCTCGCCCACGCCGGACCAGATGTACGAATGCGCCAAAGCCGTGGACGGCGGCGCGGGCGTGCTGTTTATCGTCAAGAACTACACCGGCGACGTGATGAATTTCGAGGCCGCCGCCGAACTCGTGGCCGCCGAGGGCATCAAGGTCCAAAACATCCTCATCGACGACGACGTGGCGGTCAAAGACAGCCTGTGGACCGCCGGCCGACGCGGCGTCGGGACCACCGTGCTGGCCGAAAAGATCGTCGGCGCCGCCGCCGAGGCCGGCTACGACTTGGACAATTGCGCCGACCTGTGCCGCAAGGTCAACCAGTACGGCCGCTCCTTTGGCGTGGCGCTCACCTCCTGCACCGTGCCCGCCGCCGGCAAACCCACCTTCGTCCTGGGCGAGGACGAAGTCGAAATGGGCATCGGCATCCACGGCGAACCCGGCACCCACCGCATGCCCATCAAATCCGTGGACGAAATGACCGCCTACGCCGCCGCCCAGATCATCGACGACCCGGCCTACACCCGCGTCGTGCGCGAATGGGACGGCCAGGGCTGGGCGGAAAAGACCCTCACCGACGCCCCCTTTGCCAAGGGCGATCAGGTCATCGCCTTCGTCAACAGCATGGGCGGCACCCCGGTCTCGGAACTCTACGCCGTCTACAGAAAGCTCGACGAAGTCTGCAAGGCCAAGGGCCTGACCATCGTGCGCAACCTGGTCGGCCCCTACATCACGTCGCTGGAGATGCAGGGCTTTTCCATCACCCTGCTTAGGGCCGACGACGAGATCCTCAAATTCTGGGACGCGCCGGCCAAAACCCCGGGTTTTGTCCGCTAG
- the dhaL gene encoding dihydroxyacetone kinase subunit DhaL, with protein sequence MPMTKAQLLAWIDKQNAVFLDKKEYLTDLDAAIGDADHGINMNRGFAKVMEKLPTVADKDLPTILKTVGMTLMSSVGGASGPLYGTFWMKGAMALDGKAEMTTADFKAFLEAAVGGIVQRGRPELGDKTMYDLWGPVLAAVKAADDTAPLAEVVAAALPVAEAALAATIPLQARKGRASYLGERSIGHPDPGATSSLYMLQTLQEVLG encoded by the coding sequence ATGCCCATGACCAAAGCCCAACTGCTGGCCTGGATCGACAAGCAAAACGCCGTTTTTCTCGATAAAAAGGAATACCTGACCGACCTCGACGCCGCCATCGGCGACGCCGACCACGGCATCAACATGAACCGGGGATTCGCCAAGGTCATGGAAAAGCTCCCCACCGTGGCCGACAAGGACCTGCCCACCATCCTCAAGACCGTGGGCATGACCCTCATGTCCAGCGTGGGCGGAGCCAGCGGCCCGCTCTACGGCACCTTCTGGATGAAAGGGGCCATGGCCCTGGACGGCAAGGCCGAAATGACCACCGCCGATTTCAAGGCCTTCCTCGAAGCCGCCGTGGGCGGCATCGTCCAGCGCGGCCGGCCCGAGCTTGGCGACAAGACCATGTACGATCTCTGGGGACCGGTGCTGGCCGCCGTCAAGGCCGCCGACGACACAGCGCCCCTGGCCGAGGTCGTGGCCGCCGCCCTGCCCGTGGCCGAGGCCGCCCTGGCCGCCACCATCCCGCTCCAGGCCCGCAAAGGCCGGGCCAGCTACCTCGGCGAACGCTCCATCGGCCACCCCGACCCCGGCGCGACTTCGTCGCTGTATATGTTGCAGACGTTGCAGGAAGTGTTGGGATAG
- the ptsP gene encoding phosphoenolpyruvate--protein phosphotransferase: protein MIGIVVVSHSEKLAQGVLELAAQMTRGAVPMQAVGGIDDPDNPIGTDPMQVLAAIEAVDAQADDGVLVLMDLGSALLSAETALDFLDEAVRAKVLLCSAPVVEGTVAAAVQASVGASLAQASAEARAALGVKIAQLAPLTGEAPEAPSPAAAPAPAAGPEQTLSLHIANKNGLHARPAAALVATAGRFAADIVVRRGEAAASAKSINQVALLGIKRGDDIVIAAAGPDREEALAAIAALHADHFGERDEDVAEAPAAPAVAIQPAGDGVLTGAPASAGQAVGPAHVHRPSLPEITRRETDAPAREVARLDVALAQARAELEALSHRAVRASDKAAAGIFEVHALLLGDDDLRRAAIGRIEAEKVEAAYAWNAVMEETAAAYRKLSDGYMQARAADVLDSGTRVLRLLTGETAAPIRLARPSILVVGELSPSEAAGLDPALVLGIAAETGGATAHAAILARSLGIPAVVGLGEGLRTVAQGQMLVLDGQAGTVLTDPDEAACRAAEAQRRAWTAAREAARSKSAAPAATCDGTVVPVMANIGGPADAARALTSGADGVGLFRTEFLFLERQDAPSEDEQYAAYVAAAEAMAGRPVIIRTLDIGGDKPVPYLDTPREDNPFLGQRGARLCLARPALLRTQLRALWRAASGRDIWIMYPMISDVAELRAVLAAQEAARRELVAEGVETPAKVKTGIMIEVPAAAAMADKLAGLCDFVSIGTNDLTQYVMAADRGNPAVAHLCDSLHPAVLRLIARTCEAGAAAGIEVGMCGELAGEAKATPLLLGLGLVELSMSAGLVPEVKEAVRGADLAACRALAQKALACDTAGEVRALLGF, encoded by the coding sequence ATGATCGGGATTGTGGTGGTTTCCCATAGCGAGAAGCTGGCCCAGGGCGTCCTCGAACTGGCTGCCCAGATGACCCGGGGCGCCGTGCCCATGCAGGCCGTGGGCGGCATCGACGACCCGGACAACCCCATCGGCACCGATCCCATGCAGGTGCTGGCCGCCATTGAAGCCGTGGACGCCCAGGCCGATGACGGGGTGCTGGTCCTCATGGACCTCGGCAGCGCGCTTTTAAGCGCCGAAACCGCCCTGGATTTCCTGGACGAGGCAGTGCGGGCCAAGGTGCTCCTGTGTTCGGCCCCGGTGGTCGAAGGAACCGTGGCCGCCGCCGTCCAGGCCTCCGTCGGCGCGTCCCTGGCCCAGGCCAGCGCCGAGGCGCGCGCCGCTCTGGGCGTCAAGATCGCTCAGCTCGCGCCGCTGACCGGCGAGGCTCCCGAGGCCCCCTCCCCAGCCGCCGCGCCCGCCCCGGCCGCCGGCCCGGAACAGACGCTTTCCCTGCATATCGCCAACAAAAACGGCCTCCACGCCCGCCCGGCCGCCGCCCTGGTGGCCACGGCCGGACGTTTTGCCGCCGACATCGTCGTGCGAAGGGGCGAGGCCGCCGCCTCGGCCAAGAGCATCAACCAGGTGGCGCTTCTGGGCATCAAACGCGGCGACGACATCGTTATCGCCGCCGCCGGCCCGGACCGCGAGGAAGCGCTGGCCGCCATCGCCGCCCTGCACGCCGACCATTTCGGCGAGCGCGACGAGGACGTCGCCGAGGCCCCGGCCGCGCCGGCCGTCGCCATCCAGCCGGCCGGCGACGGCGTTCTAACCGGCGCGCCGGCCAGCGCCGGCCAGGCCGTGGGGCCGGCCCACGTCCACCGGCCCAGCCTGCCCGAGATCACGCGCCGGGAAACCGACGCCCCGGCCCGGGAAGTCGCCCGCCTGGACGTGGCCCTGGCCCAGGCCCGGGCCGAACTGGAAGCGCTTTCGCACCGGGCCGTACGCGCCTCGGACAAGGCGGCGGCCGGCATTTTCGAGGTCCACGCCCTGCTCCTTGGCGACGACGACCTGCGCCGGGCAGCGATCGGGCGCATCGAGGCCGAAAAGGTCGAGGCCGCCTATGCCTGGAACGCCGTGATGGAGGAAACCGCCGCCGCCTACCGCAAACTGTCCGACGGCTACATGCAGGCCCGGGCCGCCGACGTCCTCGACAGCGGGACGCGGGTGCTGCGTCTGCTGACCGGCGAAACGGCCGCGCCCATTCGTCTGGCCCGGCCGTCCATCCTCGTGGTGGGCGAGCTGTCGCCGTCCGAGGCGGCCGGCCTCGATCCGGCCCTGGTTCTCGGCATCGCCGCTGAAACCGGCGGGGCCACCGCCCATGCCGCCATCCTGGCCCGGTCCCTGGGCATCCCGGCCGTGGTGGGCCTGGGTGAAGGGTTGCGGACGGTCGCCCAAGGGCAAATGCTCGTCCTTGACGGCCAGGCCGGCACGGTGCTGACCGACCCGGACGAAGCCGCCTGCCGGGCGGCCGAAGCACAGCGCCGGGCCTGGACGGCGGCCAGGGAAGCGGCCCGGTCCAAGAGCGCAGCCCCGGCCGCCACTTGCGACGGCACGGTCGTGCCGGTCATGGCCAACATCGGCGGCCCGGCCGACGCGGCCAGGGCGCTCACCAGCGGGGCCGACGGCGTGGGGCTTTTCCGCACGGAATTTCTCTTCTTGGAGCGCCAGGACGCGCCCAGCGAGGACGAACAGTACGCCGCCTACGTCGCGGCGGCCGAGGCCATGGCGGGCCGGCCGGTCATCATCCGCACCCTGGATATCGGCGGCGACAAGCCGGTGCCCTATCTGGACACGCCGCGCGAGGACAACCCGTTTCTGGGCCAGCGCGGGGCGCGGTTGTGCCTGGCCCGGCCGGCGCTTTTGCGCACCCAGTTGCGGGCGCTTTGGCGAGCGGCGAGCGGACGCGACATCTGGATCATGTACCCCATGATCAGCGATGTGGCCGAACTGCGAGCCGTGCTGGCCGCCCAGGAGGCCGCCCGGCGGGAACTCGTGGCCGAGGGCGTCGAAACGCCGGCCAAGGTCAAGACCGGCATCATGATCGAGGTGCCGGCGGCCGCGGCCATGGCCGACAAACTGGCCGGGCTGTGCGATTTTGTAAGCATCGGCACCAACGACCTGACCCAGTACGTCATGGCCGCCGACCGGGGCAATCCGGCCGTGGCCCATCTGTGCGACAGCCTGCATCCGGCCGTGCTGCGCCTTATTGCCCGCACATGTGAGGCCGGCGCGGCCGCCGGCATCGAGGTCGGCATGTGCGGCGAGCTGGCCGGCGAGGCCAAGGCCACGCCGCTGCTATTGGGATTGGGGCTGGTCGAACTGAGCATGAGCGCCGGGCTTGTGCCCGAGGTCAAGGAGGCGGTGCGCGGCGCGGATCTGGCCGCCTGCCGCGCCCTGGCCCAAAAGGCCCTGGCCTGCGACACGGCCGGGGAAGTGCGGGCGCTTTTGGGCTTTTGA
- a CDS encoding ATP-binding protein has protein sequence MRRRLSLLERHDSTAFLIFDREGRIREANPRAQRALGLEPAPAVAAQLWDIVAPGQPGQSLVPECPDDDCGLVVPWRLRHADGDWIVADVRLGRLAGGEAGLTLAVFEDQTEARDLIAALVAAKEAAEAASQARDAFLANMSHEIRTPLNGLLGMLQLLEGTRLDEEQGEFVTTALEAGRGLLGVMNAILDYSNAEGGALSFCRESYSPLTVLREVVDSFAAQARAAGLALTFSGDAALAQPVCGDAARLRQLAANLVSNAVKFTPKGSVTVRAERLDDPEAGPTLRLTVADTGIGIPPHALERVFEPFTQIDDTLTRRYQGTGLGLAMVRRLAALMGGTVRLDSVPGVGTTAVVEAPLALPVKAVETPEPAACRPLRVLVVDDEPVCGLTAKWLLEHLGHEAQCVSCGVEALDRLAETRFDVVLMDVCMARMDGLDAARRIRALGGPAGAVPIVALTARVLPADRRAIAAAGMDYFLAKPVDASELARVLAAVAAAAPA, from the coding sequence TTGCGCCGTCGCCTTTCGCTGCTGGAGCGCCACGACAGCACGGCCTTCCTGATCTTTGACCGCGAAGGGCGCATCCGCGAAGCCAACCCCCGGGCCCAGCGCGCCTTGGGACTGGAACCGGCTCCTGCGGTCGCGGCCCAACTGTGGGACATCGTCGCGCCCGGACAGCCGGGACAATCCCTTGTTCCCGAGTGCCCGGACGACGACTGCGGCCTGGTCGTGCCCTGGCGGCTGCGCCATGCCGACGGCGACTGGATCGTCGCCGACGTGCGCCTGGGCCGTCTGGCCGGCGGCGAGGCCGGGCTTACCCTGGCCGTGTTCGAGGACCAGACCGAGGCCCGGGACCTCATCGCCGCCCTGGTGGCGGCCAAGGAGGCGGCCGAGGCGGCAAGCCAGGCCCGGGACGCGTTTTTGGCCAACATGAGCCACGAGATCCGCACGCCCTTAAACGGGCTGCTGGGGATGCTCCAGTTGCTGGAAGGCACGCGGCTGGACGAGGAGCAGGGCGAATTCGTGACCACGGCCCTGGAAGCCGGCCGGGGGCTTTTGGGCGTGATGAACGCCATTCTCGATTATTCCAACGCCGAGGGCGGAGCGCTGTCCTTTTGCCGGGAATCCTATTCGCCGCTGACGGTGCTGCGCGAAGTCGTGGACTCGTTTGCGGCCCAGGCCCGGGCGGCGGGGCTGGCGCTGACCTTTTCCGGCGACGCCGCCCTGGCGCAGCCGGTCTGCGGCGACGCCGCCCGGCTGCGCCAACTGGCCGCCAACCTCGTCTCCAACGCCGTGAAGTTCACGCCCAAGGGCTCGGTCACCGTGCGGGCCGAGCGCCTGGACGACCCGGAAGCCGGGCCGACGCTGCGGCTCACCGTGGCCGACACCGGCATCGGCATCCCGCCCCACGCCCTGGAACGCGTGTTCGAACCCTTCACTCAGATCGACGACACCCTGACCCGGCGCTATCAAGGCACGGGGCTGGGGCTGGCCATGGTGCGGCGGTTGGCGGCGCTCATGGGCGGCACGGTGCGCCTGGACAGCGTTCCCGGCGTCGGCACCACGGCCGTGGTCGAGGCCCCGCTGGCGCTTCCCGTAAAGGCCGTCGAAACGCCGGAACCGGCGGCCTGCCGGCCGCTTCGGGTGTTGGTGGTGGACGACGAGCCGGTATGCGGGCTGACGGCCAAGTGGCTGTTGGAACATCTTGGCCATGAGGCGCAATGCGTGTCCTGCGGTGTTGAGGCCCTGGACAGGCTCGCCGAGACGCGCTTTGACGTGGTGCTTATGGACGTGTGCATGGCCCGCATGGACGGCCTGGACGCGGCCCGGCGCATCCGCGCCCTGGGCGGCCCGGCCGGGGCCGTGCCCATCGTGGCCCTGACCGCCCGGGTGTTGCCCGCCGACCGCCGGGCCATTGCCGCCGCCGGCATGGACTATTTTTTGGCCAAACCCGTGGACGCCAGCGAATTGGCCCGGGTGCTGGCCGCCGTGGCCGCCGCCGCTCCGGCCTAG